In a single window of the Raphanus sativus cultivar WK10039 chromosome 9, ASM80110v3, whole genome shotgun sequence genome:
- the LOC108858344 gene encoding uncharacterized protein LOC108858344 — protein MDPAAERRDAKRNIEYNNSLGYVADSEYGIPKRCYCGGRMIAEVQRKEEHDTLPGKRFFTCINYEGDGLHYRQPWVIGVQEEIERLTSRLEEAEKVIKEVPILNDQIVSLEEQVKTLSGLLDVLTVKVHDLEMVCFD, from the exons ATGGATCCCGCAGCAGAGAGAAGAGACGCAAAGAGGAACATTGAGTACAACAACTCATTAGGCTATGTGGCGGATTCAGAGTATGGTATTCCAAAAAGGTGTTACTGCGGTGGGAGAATGATTGCTGAGGTTCAGAGGAAGGAGGAGCACGACACTCTTCCTGGGAAACGGTTCTTCACCTGCATAAACTACGAG GGTGATGGACTCCACTACCGTCAGCCTTGGGTGATTGGTGTACAGGAGGAGATCGAAAGGCTGACTAGCCGGCTGGAGGAGGCTGAGAAGGTTATCAAGGAGGTGCCCATCCTCAATGACCAGATCGTGTCTCTAGAG GAACAGGTTAAAACCCTCTCTGGTCTGCTCGATGTTCTCACTGTGAAGGTGCATGACCTGGAGATGGTGTGCTTCGATTAA
- the LOC108848424 gene encoding glutathione S-transferase T3-like, with translation MEPFPQNPQASPVNQRRKWSTKEDVVLISAWLNTSKDAIVSTDQKAGAFWKRIVDYVNSSPQLSGAVPREWSQCKQRWGRINEQVCKFVGCYEAAVREQASGQNENDVMKAAHDIFLNDIGIKFTLEHCWRELRFDQKWKSLGVAKDGPKEKRKEVVEEMAEEEAADVRPPGVKACKAAKRKRQGYDEIHGMLAVKKEIQKQKLLERLLAKDPTHLSANEITLMDKLISEMI, from the coding sequence ATGGAACCTTTTCCCCAAAACCCCCAAGCCTCTCCCGTTAACCAAAGACGCAAGTGGTCAACCAAAGAGGACGTTGTGCTCATCAGTGCTTGGTTGAACACCAGCAAGGATGCAATCGTCAGCACTGACCAGAAGGCTGGAGCTTTTTGGAAGAGAATAGTGGACTACGTGAACTCCAGCCCTCAGCTCAGTGGCGCCGTCCCAAGAGAGTGGAGTCAGTGTAAGCAGAGGTGGGGGAGAATCAATGAGCAGGTGTGCAAGTTTGTCGGCTGCTATGAAGCAGCAGTGAGGGAGCAAGCCAGTGGCCAAAACGAGAATGATGTCATGAAGGCTGCCCATGACATCTTCTTGAATGACATTGGCATCAAGTTCACACTTGAACATTGTTGGAGGGAACTTCGGTTCGACCAAAAATGGAAATCACTGGGTGTTGCCAAAGATGGTCCCAAGGAGAAAAGAAAGGAAGTTGTGGAGGAGATGGCTGAGGAGGAAGCTGCGGATGTTCGGCCTCCTGGTGTCAAGGCTTGCAAAGCAGCCAAACGCAAGAGGCAAGGTTATGATGAGATACATGGCATGCTTGCTGTGAAAAAGGAGATACAGAAACAGAAACTCCTTGAGCGTCTCCTAGCCAAAGACCCGACCCATCTCTCTGCAAACGAAATCACTCTCATGGACAAACTCATTTCTGAAATGATTTGA
- the LOC130500120 gene encoding uncharacterized protein LOC130500120, whose product MSFSSDDAADKLIEDTLDQHVDNFIDQQVDNFIDQQIKKPKRRAYIERHREQGHQDLWNDYFSENPTYPPEMFRRRFRMTKPLFLSIVDRLSNEVPYFRQRPNAHGRYGLSALQKCTAAIRMLAYGQSGDTYDEYLRLGESTALLCLEKFNEAIIQLYGDEYLRKPTPADLQRLLDIGEVRGFPGMIGSIDCMHWEWKNCPRSWRGQFTRGHGKPTIVLEAVASQDLWIWHAFFGLPGTLNDINVLDRSQVFSDIIQGRAPKVNFTVNGHNYRMAYYLTDGIYPKWSTFIQSIPLPQGLKAELFAEKQESARKDVERAFGVLQSRFAIVKNPALLWDKEKIGKIMRTCVILHNMIVENERNTYILADTSEFESGESSRSSQVEISQPTDSPSNFVNRHGIQAQIRDQQKHDRLKADLVENIWQKYGNLDE is encoded by the coding sequence ATGTCTTTCTCATCAGATGATGCAGCAGATAAATTAATTGAAGATACGTTAGACCAACATGTTGATAATTTTATCGACCAACAAGTTGATAATTTCATCGACCAACAAATTAAAAAGCCAAAGAGACGAGCTTATATCGAAAGACATAGGGAGCAAGGCCACCAAGACCTTTGGAACGACTATTTCAGTGAAAATCCTACATACCCACCAGAAATGTTTAGGCGGCGTTTTCGAATGACCAAGCCATTGTTCCTTTCCATTGTCGATCGCCTGAGTAATGAAGTTCCATACTTTCGTCAAAGACCAAATGCTCACGGAAGGTACGGCCTATCTGCACTTCAAAAGTGTACTGCGGCTATACGTATGCTAGCATATGGTCAATCGGGCGATACGTATGACgaatatctccgacttggtgagaGTACCGCACTTCTATGTTTGGAGAAGTTCAACGAAGCGATAATACAATTGTATGGAGATGAGTATCTACGAAAACCTACACCAGCTGATCTTCAACGATTACTCGATATCGGAGAGGTACGCGGTTTTCCGGGAATGATAGGcagcatcgactgtatgcattgggagtggaaaaacTGCCCAAGGTCTTGGAGAGGGCAGTTCACACGAGGTCACGGAAAGCCGACCATTGTCTTAGAGGCTGTGGCATCACAggatctttggatatggcacgcaTTTTTCGGTTTACCAGGTACCCTCAACGATATTAATGTTCTCGATCGGTCACAAGTTTTTTCTGACATTATACAAGGTCGAGCTCCTAAAGTTAATTTCACGGTCAACGGCCACAATTATCGTATGGCGTACTACCTTACAGACGGAATCTATCCCaaatggtcaacatttatcCAATCCATCCCACTACCTCAAGGTCTTAAAGCTGAGCTTTTTGCTGAAAAACAAGAATCCGCCAGAAAAGATGTCGAACGTGCTTTCGGAGTTTTGCAATCGAGGTTTGCAATAGTAAAAAATCCTGCTCTACTATGGGACAAGGAAAAGATTGGAAAGATTATGAGAACTTGTGTCATACTACACAATATGATAGTAGAGAACGAACGAAACACATATATTCTGGCTGATACATCTGAGTTCGAGTCGGGAGAATCAAGCAGGAGTTCACAGGTGGAAATCTCGCAACCTACGGACTCCCCTTCCAACTTCGTTAATAGGCATGGCATTCAAGCTCAAATTCGGGATCAACAGAAACATGATCGTTTGAAAGCcgatttagttgaaaatatatggcaaAAATATGGTAATCTAGATGAATAA